A genome region from Methanobacterium aggregans includes the following:
- the tgtA gene encoding tRNA guanosine(15) transglycosylase TgtA, with amino-acid sequence MGRIGILQTPHGNIKTPALMPVIHPGKQTLDVKKYGAELVITNAYIMYKNEDLKEKVLEEGVHSFIDFPGPIITDSGSFQLSVYGDIDVTNTEIIEFQEAIGTDIGTSLDIPTPPFVTRERAEKDLEITLERAHQAIEVRKDLMLNSVVQGSTFKDLRSKCADEIGSLGFDVYPIGAVVPLMESYKYSELVDVVMASVTHLPDSKPRHLMGAGHPMVFALAVAMGCDLFDSAAYILYAQDDRFLMPSGTYKLQNLVEMPCSCPVCTSYTPDDLRAMKKDERMKLIAQHNLHVSFAEIRTIKQSIVDGNLMELVEQRCRAHPYLLDALRNLKNYTSELEKYDPSNKKSAFFYSGPESLVRPEIKRHLDKMERIPKKSNLILLPRSRKPYSKNIRDVGEFYMKNSEEALNMEGVWDDVQTAVVDVPFALVPLEIDEVYPLAQNESPLKNDLDALQFVRNQVESYMENFEHVFINKKVLKTFGIGCDGFALEETNKVTESEFDPSVYGFLEVDVDPSIIRAVDDEEKIRCIADYQFGAGSGNALFKGDIKIVKSRKTGKIRHVYDGETLIATLRASDGVFVLDREGARRLHSHLEYPKNRVAVNSDAEPFAREGKSIFAKFVIDCDIDIKANEEVLIVNENDELLAFGKAILCGHEIVDFKTGQAVKTRKGGL; translated from the coding sequence CACCTGCTTTGATGCCTGTAATTCATCCAGGAAAACAGACCCTGGACGTTAAAAAATACGGAGCAGAACTGGTTATAACCAACGCCTACATAATGTACAAAAATGAGGATCTGAAGGAAAAAGTTCTGGAAGAAGGGGTTCACAGCTTCATAGATTTTCCAGGCCCCATTATAACTGATTCTGGTTCTTTCCAGCTTTCTGTCTACGGCGACATTGATGTTACAAACACCGAGATCATAGAGTTTCAGGAGGCCATTGGAACAGATATTGGAACCTCCCTGGACATACCAACACCTCCATTTGTAACCCGTGAAAGAGCAGAGAAGGACCTTGAAATAACCCTTGAAAGGGCTCATCAGGCCATTGAAGTTCGAAAGGATCTCATGCTGAATTCAGTTGTTCAGGGCTCAACCTTCAAAGACCTCAGGAGTAAGTGTGCAGATGAGATAGGAAGTCTTGGATTTGATGTCTACCCCATAGGAGCAGTTGTTCCACTCATGGAATCCTACAAGTACTCAGAGCTTGTTGATGTTGTCATGGCTTCAGTAACACATCTACCTGATTCAAAACCTCGGCACCTCATGGGTGCAGGCCATCCAATGGTCTTTGCCCTTGCAGTTGCAATGGGATGCGATCTCTTTGATTCTGCAGCTTACATTCTCTACGCTCAGGACGACAGGTTTTTAATGCCAAGTGGAACCTACAAACTTCAAAATCTCGTTGAAATGCCATGTTCATGTCCTGTGTGTACCTCCTACACCCCAGATGATTTAAGGGCAATGAAAAAGGATGAAAGGATGAAACTCATAGCCCAACACAACCTTCATGTGAGTTTTGCAGAGATCAGAACCATTAAACAGTCCATAGTTGATGGAAACCTGATGGAACTTGTGGAACAACGGTGCAGAGCCCACCCATACCTTCTTGATGCTCTGAGAAACCTTAAAAATTACACCTCAGAACTTGAAAAATATGATCCATCAAACAAAAAATCTGCATTCTTTTATTCAGGCCCTGAATCACTTGTAAGGCCTGAAATAAAGAGGCACCTGGATAAGATGGAAAGAATACCTAAAAAGAGCAATCTTATTCTTCTTCCAAGATCCAGAAAACCCTACTCCAAGAACATACGTGATGTTGGAGAATTTTACATGAAAAATTCAGAAGAAGCTCTTAACATGGAAGGGGTTTGGGATGATGTTCAAACAGCTGTTGTGGATGTTCCATTCGCATTAGTGCCCCTTGAGATCGATGAGGTTTATCCACTGGCCCAAAATGAATCTCCACTTAAAAATGATCTTGATGCCCTTCAATTCGTTAGAAACCAGGTTGAAAGTTACATGGAAAACTTTGAACATGTTTTTATCAATAAAAAGGTTTTAAAGACATTTGGTATTGGCTGTGATGGATTTGCTCTGGAAGAAACTAATAAGGTTACTGAATCAGAGTTCGATCCATCTGTATACGGCTTTTTGGAGGTTGATGTGGATCCATCCATTATAAGGGCTGTGGATGATGAGGAAAAAATAAGGTGTATCGCTGACTACCAGTTCGGTGCAGGATCTGGAAATGCCCTATTTAAGGGAGATATTAAAATCGTTAAAAGCAGAAAAACTGGTAAAATAAGGCATGTTTATGATGGAGAAACCCTTATTGCAACTTTACGTGCAAGTGATGGTGTTTTTGTCCTTGACAGGGAAGGTGCAAGAAGATTACACTCCCACCTTGAATATCCCAAAAACAGGGTTGCTGTCAACAGTGATGCTGAACCATTTGCAAGGGAAGGAAAAAGTATATTTGCTAAATTTGTTATAGATTGTGATATAGATATCAAAGCAAATGAAGAAGTTCTGATCGTAAATGAAAATGATGAATTACTGGCCTTTGGAAAGGCAATTTTATGCGGTCATGAGATAGTTGACTTTAAAACAGGTCAAGCTGTGAAAACTAGGAAAGGAGGATTATAA